One Actinomycetota bacterium genomic window, CTCCCTGGCCGACACCTCGACCAGGCGCTTGGAGTTCGAGGAGTTCCCCGACCCGATCACCAGCATGACGTCCGACTCCCGGGCCAGGACCTTCACCGCGTCCTGCCGGTTCGACGTGGCGTAGCAGATGTCGTCGGAGCCGGGGCCGGTGAGGTGGGGGAACTTGGTGCGGAGCGCCTCGACCACGTCCGTCACCTCGTCCACCGCGAGGGTGGTCTGGGTCAGGTAGGCGACCCGGCCGCCGCCGTCGGGGAGCTCGAGGTCGTCGATCTGGTCGGCGCGCTCGATCAGCCGGATGGCCTCGGGGGCCTCGCCGGTGGTCCCCTCGACCTCCTCGTGCCCCTCGTGGCCGACCAGCACGATGGTGTAGCCGGCCCGGGCGAACCGCTTGGCCTCGCTGTGGACCTTCGTCACCAGCGGGCAAGTGGCGTCGATGACCTTCAGGCTCCGCTCGCGGGCCTCGCTGCGGACCTGGGGCGAGACGCCGTGGGCGGAGAACACCACCAGCCCGCGCTTCGGCACCTCGTGGAGGGCGTCCACGAATATGGCGCCGCGTTCCTCGAGGTCTCGCACCACGTGCACGTTGTGGACGATCTGCTTGCGCACGTACACCGGAGGGCCGTAGCGGTCCAGGGCCCGCTCGACGATCTCGATCGCTCGCTCCACGCCGGCGCAGAACGAGCGCGGGCCGGCCAGCAGGACCGTCCGGGGCCCGGCCGCGGCGCCCCAGGAGGCCAGAGCGGGGGCGGATTGCCGGAGCGTACGCAGCGCGGTCAGCCCGCCGGAGACCGTGGCGGCGACGCGGTAGAGCGGCCGGTCCGGCGTGTCCGACACCACGCGGAGGACGACGAGGGGCCGGCCGGCGGCCGC contains:
- a CDS encoding 4-hydroxy-3-methylbut-2-enyl diphosphate reductase encodes the protein MSRTAGGGRTSEPSDMLVLAPLGFEARALRRGLPASGVLVERTGMGAKRAARAAILAAEIPARAVAIAGVCGALDPSLRPGDVVVASEVRGPGGTNITTIPGAGLLLSAVRKLGLTATMGPILSMDHLASRREREQLASTGAVAVDMESAWLAPAAAGRPLVVLRVVSDTPDRPLYRVAATVSGGLTALRTLRQSAPALASWGAAAGPRTVLLAGPRSFCAGVERAIEIVERALDRYGPPVYVRKQIVHNVHVVRDLEERGAIFVDALHEVPKRGLVVFSAHGVSPQVRSEARERSLKVIDATCPLVTKVHSEAKRFARAGYTIVLVGHEGHEEVEGTTGEAPEAIRLIERADQIDDLELPDGGGRVAYLTQTTLAVDEVTDVVEALRTKFPHLTGPGSDDICYATSNRQDAVKVLARESDVMLVIGSGNSSNSKRLVEVSAREGCPAWLVDDETEIDPAWLVGARTVTVTAGASAPEVLVDRVVGALRGLGPVTVEERQVMDESVQFTLPIELR